One genomic segment of Chitinibacter sp. FCG-7 includes these proteins:
- the rplV gene encoding 50S ribosomal protein L22: MQVSAVLSNTRLSAQKARLVADLVRGKPVEQALNILAFCPKKGAVLIKKVLESAIANAEHNEGADIDTLKVKTIYVDKGPSLKRFSARAKGRGNRIEKQTCHITLTVGD; encoded by the coding sequence ATGCAAGTATCTGCTGTACTAAGCAACACTCGCCTCTCAGCTCAGAAAGCGCGTCTTGTCGCAGACCTCGTTCGTGGCAAGCCCGTAGAGCAGGCGCTGAATATTCTGGCCTTCTGCCCTAAAAAGGGTGCAGTTTTGATTAAGAAGGTTCTTGAGTCGGCTATCGCCAATGCCGAGCACAATGAAGGTGCCGATATCGACACACTCAAAGTGAAAACGATTTATGTGGACAAAGGTCCTTCTTTGAAACGTTTTTCTGCGCGCGCAAAAGGCCGTGGTAATCGTATCGAGAAGCAAACTTGCCACATTACTCTCACTGTTGGCGATTAA
- the fusA gene encoding elongation factor G, which translates to MARKTPIERYRNIGISAHIDAGKTTTTERILFYTGVNHKIGEVHDGAATMDWMEQEQERGITITSAATTTYWKGMGMQFQEHLVNIIDTPGHVDFTIEVERSMRVLDGACMVYCAVGGVQPQSETVWRQANKYNVPRLAFVNKMDRSGANFFRAVEQMKIRLKANPVPVVVPIGAEDKFEGVVDLLKMKAIIWDDASQGMKFEYGDIPADLVSVAQEWREKMVETAAEASEDLMNKYLETGELSEEEIIAALRTRTLACEIQPVLCGSAFKNKGVQRMLDAVIEFLPSPLDIDDVKGVDDREQEATRPASDAAPFSALAFKLMNDPYVGQLTFFRVYSGVLNSGDSVLNSVKDKKERIGRIVQMHANDRKEIEEVRAGDIAAAIGLKDVTTGETLCDPANPIILERMVFPEPVIHVAVEPKTKADQEKMGLALGRLAKEDPSFRVRTDEETGQTIMSGMGELHLEILVDRMKREFGVEANVGAPQVAYRETITQIAADVQGKHAKQSGGKGQYGDCTITIEPAGEGNGYSFIDEIKGGVIPREFIPSVDKGIQNTLKSGVLAGFPVVDVKVRLTFGSYHDVDSSQIAFELAGSLAFKEAMRRAGPVILEPMMAVEIETPEDYMGDIMGDISSRRGILQGMDDNPAGGKMVKAEVPLSEMFGYSTTLRSMSQGRATYSMEFKHYSIAPKHIADAIMAKK; encoded by the coding sequence GTGGCACGTAAAACCCCCATTGAGCGTTACCGTAATATCGGTATTTCTGCTCATATCGATGCAGGTAAGACTACTACGACTGAACGTATTTTGTTCTACACCGGTGTAAATCACAAAATCGGTGAGGTTCATGATGGCGCAGCCACTATGGACTGGATGGAGCAAGAGCAAGAACGTGGTATCACCATCACTTCTGCTGCAACTACTACATACTGGAAAGGTATGGGTATGCAGTTTCAGGAGCACTTGGTAAATATTATTGATACTCCAGGGCACGTTGACTTCACGATTGAAGTTGAGCGCTCTATGCGTGTATTGGATGGTGCTTGTATGGTTTATTGTGCTGTGGGTGGTGTTCAGCCCCAGTCGGAAACCGTATGGCGTCAAGCTAATAAGTACAATGTTCCACGTCTGGCGTTTGTGAATAAGATGGACCGTTCGGGTGCCAACTTCTTCCGTGCTGTCGAGCAAATGAAAATTCGCTTGAAAGCTAACCCAGTCCCAGTTGTTGTGCCTATCGGTGCTGAAGATAAGTTTGAAGGTGTTGTTGACCTGCTCAAAATGAAGGCAATTATCTGGGATGATGCATCTCAGGGTATGAAATTTGAGTATGGTGACATTCCTGCAGATTTAGTATCAGTTGCTCAGGAGTGGCGCGAAAAGATGGTTGAAACTGCTGCTGAAGCTAGTGAAGACCTGATGAATAAATATCTTGAAACTGGCGAGCTGTCAGAAGAAGAGATTATTGCAGCTTTGCGCACCCGCACTTTGGCTTGTGAAATTCAGCCGGTGCTGTGCGGTTCAGCGTTCAAGAACAAAGGTGTTCAGCGCATGCTGGATGCGGTCATTGAGTTCCTGCCATCGCCGCTTGATATTGATGATGTGAAGGGTGTCGATGATCGTGAGCAAGAGGCTACCCGTCCTGCTTCTGATGCTGCGCCATTCTCTGCTCTTGCGTTCAAATTGATGAATGATCCGTACGTTGGTCAGTTGACCTTCTTCCGTGTCTATTCAGGTGTTTTGAATTCAGGTGATTCTGTTCTTAACTCGGTTAAGGATAAGAAAGAGCGTATTGGTCGTATCGTGCAGATGCATGCCAATGATCGTAAAGAGATCGAAGAAGTTCGTGCTGGCGATATTGCTGCTGCGATTGGTTTGAAAGATGTAACAACAGGTGAGACTTTGTGTGACCCTGCAAATCCAATCATTTTGGAGCGCATGGTATTCCCTGAGCCGGTAATTCACGTAGCTGTTGAGCCAAAAACTAAAGCTGACCAAGAAAAAATGGGCTTGGCTTTGGGTCGTTTGGCGAAAGAAGATCCTTCTTTCCGTGTGCGTACAGACGAAGAGACTGGCCAGACCATCATGTCTGGTATGGGTGAGTTGCACCTCGAGATCTTGGTTGACCGTATGAAGCGCGAATTCGGTGTTGAAGCTAACGTAGGTGCGCCTCAGGTTGCCTATCGTGAGACGATTACCCAAATCGCTGCGGACGTGCAAGGTAAGCATGCTAAGCAGTCTGGTGGTAAAGGTCAGTACGGTGATTGTACGATTACCATCGAGCCAGCTGGTGAAGGTAATGGCTATAGCTTTATTGATGAAATTAAAGGTGGTGTAATTCCTCGTGAATTCATTCCTTCGGTTGATAAAGGTATTCAAAATACACTGAAATCAGGTGTGTTGGCCGGCTTCCCTGTAGTTGACGTTAAGGTTCGTTTGACGTTTGGTTCTTACCATGATGTTGACTCATCGCAGATCGCGTTTGAGTTGGCAGGTTCGTTGGCATTTAAAGAAGCTATGCGTCGTGCGGGTCCGGTGATTCTTGAGCCAATGATGGCTGTTGAGATCGAGACTCCAGAAGACTACATGGGCGATATCATGGGTGATATCTCGTCTCGTCGTGGCATTTTGCAAGGTATGGATGATAATCCTGCTGGTGGCAAGATGGTTAAAGCCGAAGTTCCGTTGTCTGAGATGTTTGGTTACTCGACTACTCTGCGTTCAATGTCGCAAGGTCGCGCTACTTACTCTATGGAATTCAAGCACTACTCAATCGCGCCTAAGCATATTGCTGACGCAATTATGGCTAAGAAATAA
- the rplD gene encoding 50S ribosomal protein L4: MELKSVNLKGEAQAAVAGSDSLFGREFNEALVHQVVTAYFANARSGNRAQKDRTEVKHTTKKPWRQKGTGRARAGMSSSPLWRGGGKAFPNSPDENFSQKVNRKMYRAGIATILSQLVREDRLIVVDSFVLEAPKTKAFAQKLAEMQLDSVLIVTKELDENLYLASRNLPHVLVLEPAQADPVSLVRFKKVVLTREALQAFEEMFA; encoded by the coding sequence ATGGAACTTAAATCTGTTAATCTCAAAGGCGAGGCCCAAGCGGCTGTAGCTGGCTCGGATTCTTTGTTTGGTCGTGAATTCAACGAAGCACTTGTGCATCAAGTGGTTACTGCATATTTCGCTAATGCGCGTAGCGGTAATCGTGCTCAGAAAGATCGTACTGAAGTAAAGCACACCACGAAAAAGCCTTGGCGTCAGAAAGGTACTGGCCGTGCTCGTGCTGGTATGTCTTCTTCGCCTTTGTGGCGTGGTGGTGGTAAGGCATTTCCAAATAGCCCTGACGAGAATTTTTCTCAGAAAGTTAACCGCAAAATGTACCGTGCTGGTATTGCAACAATTTTGTCGCAATTGGTGCGTGAAGATCGTCTGATTGTGGTTGATTCTTTTGTGCTTGAAGCTCCGAAAACCAAAGCATTTGCCCAGAAGCTGGCTGAAATGCAATTGGATAGCGTGCTGATCGTGACTAAAGAGTTGGATGAGAACTTGTATCTTGCTTCGCGTAATTTGCCACACGTTCTCGTGCTTGAGCCTGCACAAGCTGATCCAGTCAGCTTGGTGCGTTTCAAGAAGGTGGTCTTGACTCGTGAGGCTCTTCAGGCGTTTGAGGAGATGTTCGCATGA
- the rpsQ gene encoding 30S ribosomal protein S17 produces MSEAKLKRTLTGRVVSNKMDKTVTVLVERLVKHPLYGKMVRQSKKYHAHDESNQYAEGDVVTIEECRPLSKTKSWVVTGLVEKARVI; encoded by the coding sequence ATGAGCGAAGCTAAACTCAAGCGTACGCTGACTGGTCGAGTGGTTAGCAATAAGATGGATAAGACGGTTACTGTGTTGGTTGAGCGTTTGGTTAAACATCCGCTTTACGGCAAGATGGTGCGTCAATCTAAAAAATACCATGCTCACGATGAGTCTAATCAATACGCCGAAGGCGATGTTGTGACGATTGAAGAGTGCCGTCCACTGTCTAAGACTAAATCTTGGGTTGTAACGGGCTTGGTAGAAAAAGCACGCGTTATTTAA
- the rpsJ gene encoding 30S ribosomal protein S10 — MQNQKIRIRLKAFDYSLIDRSAQEIVETAKRTGAVVKGPVPLPTKIERFDILRSPHVYKTSRDQFEIRTHLRMMDIVDPTDKTVDALMKLDLPAGVDVEIKLN; from the coding sequence ATGCAAAACCAAAAAATCCGTATTCGTTTGAAAGCTTTCGACTATTCTTTGATCGATCGTTCTGCTCAAGAAATCGTTGAAACTGCAAAACGTACTGGTGCGGTTGTTAAGGGGCCAGTTCCTTTGCCAACTAAAATTGAGCGTTTTGACATTTTGCGTTCTCCGCACGTGTACAAAACTTCACGCGATCAATTCGAAATCCGTACGCATTTGCGCATGATGGATATCGTTGATCCAACGGATAAAACTGTTGATGCGTTGATGAAGCTTGATCTACCAGCTGGTGTAGATGTAGAAATCAAACTAAACTAA
- the rpmC gene encoding 50S ribosomal protein L29: MKATELQQKSVEELKGELTALLKAKFSLRMQHATGQLANTSELKRVRKDIARVLTVLTQKAA, encoded by the coding sequence ATGAAAGCGACTGAACTGCAACAGAAATCCGTTGAAGAGCTGAAAGGCGAATTGACGGCGCTGCTGAAAGCCAAGTTTAGCCTTCGCATGCAGCATGCGACCGGCCAATTGGCAAATACCAGCGAACTCAAGCGCGTGCGTAAAGATATTGCGCGTGTTCTTACCGTTCTCACTCAGAAGGCTGCCTAA
- the rplB gene encoding 50S ribosomal protein L2: MALVKVKPTSPGRRAVVKVVSPDLHKGAPYAPLLVKKSKTGGRNNNGHITTRHIGGGHKQHYRLIDFRRNKDGIVAKVERIEYDPNRTANIALLCYADGERAYVIAPKGLVAGMTVVSGSDAPIKVGNALPIRNIPVGSTIHCIELQPGKGAQLARSAGTSVQLLAREGAYAQLRLRSGEIRKVHVDCRATIGEVGNGEHSLRSYGKAGAKRWLGIRPTVRGTAMNPVDHPHGGGEGRTGEGRVPVSPWGQPTKGYRTRRNKRTDNMIVRRRFANKG, encoded by the coding sequence ATGGCTTTGGTTAAAGTAAAACCGACATCACCAGGTCGCCGCGCGGTTGTTAAAGTTGTTAGTCCTGACCTCCACAAGGGTGCGCCATATGCTCCTTTGTTGGTGAAAAAGTCTAAAACAGGCGGCCGTAATAATAATGGTCATATCACTACCCGTCATATCGGTGGTGGTCATAAGCAGCACTATCGCTTGATCGATTTCCGTCGCAACAAAGATGGTATCGTTGCGAAAGTGGAGCGTATTGAGTACGACCCAAATCGTACTGCTAATATTGCTTTGCTGTGTTATGCAGATGGTGAACGTGCTTACGTAATCGCCCCTAAGGGTTTGGTTGCTGGCATGACTGTAGTATCTGGCTCTGATGCTCCGATTAAAGTGGGTAATGCTCTGCCAATCCGTAACATTCCAGTGGGTTCAACAATCCATTGCATCGAGTTGCAGCCAGGTAAAGGCGCTCAGCTTGCTCGTTCTGCTGGTACAAGTGTTCAGCTGCTGGCTCGCGAAGGTGCGTATGCACAGTTGCGTCTACGTTCTGGCGAAATCCGTAAGGTTCACGTTGATTGCCGTGCAACCATCGGTGAAGTGGGTAATGGCGAGCATAGCTTGCGCTCATACGGTAAAGCAGGTGCAAAACGTTGGTTAGGTATTCGTCCAACAGTTCGTGGTACTGCTATGAACCCTGTTGATCACCCACACGGTGGTGGTGAAGGTCGTACAGGCGAAGGTCGCGTACCAGTTAGTCCGTGGGGTCAACCTACTAAGGGCTATCGTACTCGTCGTAACAAGCGTACGGACAATATGATTGTACGTCGTCGCTTCGCGAACAAGGGGTAA
- the rpsL gene encoding 30S ribosomal protein S12 has translation MPTINQLVRKGRVAETFKSKVPALEACPQKRGVCTRVYTTTPKKPNSALRKVCKVRLTNGFEVISYIGGEGHNLQEHSVVLLRGGRVKDLPGVRYHCVRGSLDLAGVKNRKQSRSKYGAKRPKA, from the coding sequence ATGCCAACTATCAACCAACTCGTCCGTAAAGGCCGTGTTGCGGAAACTTTCAAGAGCAAAGTACCTGCTCTGGAAGCTTGCCCGCAAAAGCGTGGTGTATGCACTCGCGTATATACAACCACTCCAAAAAAACCAAACTCTGCATTGCGTAAAGTTTGTAAAGTTCGCTTGACCAACGGTTTCGAAGTGATTTCGTACATCGGCGGTGAAGGCCATAATCTGCAAGAGCACAGTGTTGTGTTGTTGCGCGGCGGTCGTGTTAAAGATTTGCCAGGTGTTCGCTATCACTGCGTACGCGGCTCCCTTGACTTGGCTGGCGTGAAAAATCGTAAGCAGTCTCGCTCTAAGTACGGTGCTAAACGTCCTAAGGCGTAA
- the rplP gene encoding 50S ribosomal protein L16, protein MLQPTRLKFRKVQKGRNTGIATRGNTVAFGEFGLKATSRGRLTARQIESARRAITRYIKRGGRVWIRVFPDKPISTKPAEVRMGGGKGSPDYYVAEIQPGKVLYELNGVSAEIAREAFRLASAKLPFAVTMVSRQVGQ, encoded by the coding sequence ATGCTGCAGCCAACTAGACTTAAATTCCGTAAGGTCCAAAAGGGCCGCAATACCGGTATCGCTACCCGCGGTAACACCGTTGCATTCGGCGAATTCGGTCTGAAGGCAACTAGCCGTGGTCGTTTGACTGCTCGTCAGATTGAATCAGCTCGTCGTGCAATCACTCGCTACATTAAACGTGGCGGTCGTGTTTGGATTCGTGTATTTCCTGATAAGCCAATTTCGACTAAGCCAGCCGAAGTTCGTATGGGTGGGGGTAAAGGTTCTCCTGACTACTACGTTGCTGAGATTCAGCCTGGTAAAGTTTTGTATGAATTGAATGGTGTATCAGCAGAGATTGCTCGTGAGGCTTTCCGTTTGGCTTCCGCTAAGCTGCCTTTTGCTGTGACCATGGTTTCTCGCCAAGTGGGGCAATGA
- the tuf gene encoding elongation factor Tu yields the protein MAKEKFTRTKPHVNVGTIGHVDHGKTTLTAAITTVLTRKFGGEAKDYSQIDSAPEEKARGITINTAHVEYETETRHYAHVDCPGHADYVKNMITGAAQMDGAVLVVSAADGPMPQTREHILLSRQVGVPYIIVFMNKADLVDDAELLELVEMEVRDLLSKYDFPGDDTPIITGSARAALEGDQGEYGEPAIFRLAEALDTYIPLPERAVDGTFLMPVEDVFSISGRGTVVTGRVERGIVKVGEEIEIVGIVPTIKTTCTGVEMFRKLLDQGQAGDNIGALLRGTKREDVQRGQVLAKPGSITPHTKFTSEIYVLSKEEGGRHTPFFSNYRPQFYFRTTDVTGAIALPEGTEMVMPGDNVSITVTLICPIAMEQGLRFAIREGGRTVGAGVVAKVLE from the coding sequence ATGGCTAAAGAAAAGTTTACGCGGACCAAGCCGCACGTTAACGTTGGTACAATCGGTCACGTTGACCACGGTAAGACTACCCTGACTGCAGCGATTACAACTGTGTTGACTCGCAAGTTTGGTGGTGAAGCTAAAGACTACTCACAGATCGATAGCGCGCCAGAAGAAAAAGCACGTGGTATTACCATCAATACTGCTCACGTTGAATACGAAACTGAAACTCGTCACTACGCTCACGTAGATTGTCCAGGTCACGCGGATTATGTAAAAAACATGATTACCGGTGCGGCTCAGATGGATGGCGCGGTATTGGTGGTTTCTGCTGCTGATGGTCCTATGCCACAAACTCGCGAGCACATCTTGTTGTCTCGTCAGGTTGGTGTTCCATACATCATCGTATTCATGAACAAAGCTGACCTGGTTGACGACGCTGAGTTGTTGGAACTGGTTGAGATGGAAGTTCGTGATCTGTTGTCTAAATATGACTTCCCGGGCGATGACACTCCAATCATCACTGGTTCAGCACGTGCTGCACTGGAAGGCGATCAAGGCGAATACGGCGAGCCAGCAATCTTCCGCTTGGCTGAAGCTTTGGATACTTACATTCCTCTGCCAGAACGCGCAGTTGACGGTACATTCCTGATGCCAGTTGAGGACGTGTTCTCAATTTCAGGTCGTGGTACTGTGGTTACTGGTCGTGTAGAGCGCGGTATCGTTAAAGTGGGTGAAGAGATCGAGATCGTTGGTATTGTTCCAACTATCAAGACAACTTGTACCGGCGTTGAGATGTTCCGCAAATTGCTGGATCAAGGTCAGGCTGGTGACAACATTGGTGCGTTGTTGCGCGGTACTAAGCGTGAAGACGTTCAGCGTGGTCAAGTATTGGCTAAACCGGGTTCAATCACGCCGCATACTAAGTTCACTTCAGAAATCTACGTTCTGTCGAAAGAAGAGGGCGGTCGTCACACGCCATTCTTCAGTAACTACCGTCCACAGTTCTACTTCCGTACAACGGACGTGACTGGCGCGATCGCGTTGCCAGAAGGTACTGAAATGGTAATGCCAGGCGATAACGTATCTATCACTGTGACGTTGATCTGCCCGATCGCGATGGAGCAAGGTCTGCGCTTTGCGATTCGTGAGGGTGGTCGTACGGTAGGTGCTGGTGTTGTTGCTAAAGTTCTTGAATAA
- the rplX gene encoding 50S ribosomal protein L24, producing the protein MNKIRKGDEVVVLTGKDKGKRGTVVRALPATDRVVVEGVNVVKKHQKPNPMRGIQGGIVELTMPVHVSNVAIFNASTGKADRVGFKVLEDGKKVRVFKSSGEVVGA; encoded by the coding sequence ATGAATAAGATTCGCAAAGGCGATGAAGTTGTAGTTCTGACTGGTAAAGATAAAGGTAAGCGCGGTACTGTTGTACGTGCGTTGCCTGCCACTGATCGTGTTGTGGTTGAAGGTGTTAATGTGGTCAAAAAACACCAAAAACCTAATCCAATGCGTGGTATTCAAGGTGGTATCGTTGAGCTGACTATGCCAGTTCACGTATCGAATGTTGCTATTTTCAATGCTTCGACAGGAAAGGCGGATCGTGTTGGCTTCAAGGTTCTTGAAGACGGCAAAAAGGTTCGTGTATTCAAGTCTAGCGGCGAAGTTGTCGGCGCCTAA
- the rpsC gene encoding 30S ribosomal protein S3: MGQKIHPTGFRLPVTKNWSSRWYANSTNFAKMLNEDIEVREFLKKKLAGAAVSRVVIERPAKNAKVTIYSARPGVVIGKKGEDIEQLKSQLQKILNVPVHVNIEEVRKPEIDAQIIADSITSQLEKRVMFRRAMKRAMQNAMRLGAQGIKIMSSGRLNGIEIARTEWYREGRVPLHTLRADIDYATSEAKTTYGIIGVKVWVYKGDVKPGEKSAAEPVETQKKPRKGPRNAAAN, from the coding sequence ATGGGTCAGAAAATTCATCCAACAGGTTTTCGTTTACCTGTAACAAAAAATTGGTCGTCACGCTGGTATGCTAACAGCACCAATTTCGCCAAGATGTTGAATGAAGACATTGAGGTGCGTGAGTTTTTGAAGAAAAAACTTGCCGGTGCTGCTGTTAGTCGCGTAGTTATTGAGCGCCCAGCAAAGAACGCTAAAGTTACTATTTACTCTGCCCGTCCAGGCGTGGTTATTGGTAAAAAAGGCGAAGATATTGAGCAATTGAAATCTCAATTGCAAAAAATCTTGAATGTACCAGTTCATGTAAATATCGAAGAAGTTCGCAAGCCAGAAATCGATGCTCAGATCATTGCTGATAGCATTACTTCTCAGCTTGAGAAACGTGTGATGTTCCGTCGTGCCATGAAGCGTGCTATGCAAAATGCGATGCGTCTTGGTGCTCAAGGTATCAAGATCATGTCTTCAGGTCGTTTGAATGGTATCGAGATTGCGCGTACTGAGTGGTATCGTGAAGGCCGTGTGCCATTGCATACTCTGCGTGCTGATATCGATTACGCGACTTCAGAAGCTAAGACTACCTACGGTATTATCGGTGTAAAAGTTTGGGTTTATAAAGGTGATGTAAAGCCAGGTGAAAAATCTGCTGCTGAGCCTGTAGAAACTCAGAAAAAACCACGTAAGGGGCCACGCAATGCTGCAGCCAACTAG
- the rplW gene encoding 50S ribosomal protein L23 produces MKFAENRLLQVILAPVVSEKSTMLAEKSEQVVFRVSTDATKAEIKAAVELLFKVKVDAVTTINVKGKSKRFGRTAGRRKDWKKAYVSLVAGQEIDLAAAQ; encoded by the coding sequence ATCAAATTCGCAGAAAATCGCCTGCTGCAAGTGATTTTGGCTCCTGTTGTGTCTGAGAAAAGCACAATGCTGGCTGAAAAATCAGAGCAGGTTGTATTTCGCGTATCTACTGATGCTACCAAGGCTGAGATTAAAGCTGCGGTTGAACTGTTGTTTAAAGTGAAAGTAGATGCAGTAACAACAATTAACGTAAAGGGTAAGTCTAAACGTTTCGGCCGCACAGCTGGTCGCCGTAAAGACTGGAAGAAAGCCTACGTTAGCTTGGTTGCCGGTCAGGAAATTGACTTGGCTGCTGCGCAATAA
- the rpsS gene encoding 30S ribosomal protein S19 codes for MARSVKKGPFVDLHLLKKVETTRANNDKRPVKTWSRRSTILPDFVGLTIAVHNGKQHIPVYVNENMVGHKLGEFALTRTFKGHAADKKSKR; via the coding sequence ATGGCACGTTCCGTGAAAAAAGGTCCATTCGTTGACCTGCACTTGCTGAAGAAGGTCGAAACAACACGTGCTAACAACGATAAGCGTCCAGTGAAAACTTGGTCGCGTCGTTCTACTATCTTGCCAGATTTTGTTGGCTTGACTATTGCTGTGCATAACGGCAAACAGCACATTCCTGTGTATGTGAATGAAAACATGGTTGGCCATAAGTTGGGTGAGTTTGCACTGACCCGTACTTTTAAAGGTCATGCCGCGGACAAAAAATCCAAGCGATAA
- the rplC gene encoding 50S ribosomal protein L3 translates to MSLGLVGRKVGMTRVFAEDGLSIPVTVLDMAANRVTQIKTQEVDGYSAVQVTFGAKKAGRVNKAEAGHFAAAGVEAGEALVEFRLSADKIAGLKAGDALSVELFSVGQIVDVTGTTQGKGFTGVIKRHHFSSNRESHGNSVSHRSAGSIGMAQDPGRVFPGKRMAGQHGNAKRTVQNLEIVRVDAERQLLLVKGGVPGSKGNQVIVRPGVKVGA, encoded by the coding sequence ATGAGCTTAGGTCTTGTAGGTCGCAAAGTCGGTATGACTCGCGTCTTTGCAGAGGATGGTTTGTCTATCCCTGTGACGGTGCTTGATATGGCCGCAAATCGCGTCACGCAAATCAAAACGCAGGAAGTTGACGGCTATTCAGCTGTTCAAGTTACTTTCGGCGCAAAGAAAGCTGGTCGCGTAAATAAAGCAGAGGCAGGTCATTTTGCTGCTGCTGGTGTGGAAGCTGGTGAGGCGCTCGTTGAGTTTCGCCTGTCGGCAGATAAAATCGCTGGCCTAAAAGCTGGTGATGCACTTTCTGTTGAGCTGTTTAGTGTTGGTCAAATTGTTGATGTAACAGGTACTACCCAAGGTAAGGGTTTTACTGGTGTTATTAAGCGCCATCACTTTAGTTCGAATCGTGAGTCGCATGGTAACTCGGTGTCGCACCGCTCTGCTGGTTCTATCGGTATGGCGCAAGATCCTGGTCGCGTATTTCCTGGTAAACGCATGGCTGGTCAGCACGGTAATGCCAAGCGTACTGTGCAAAATCTTGAAATCGTTCGCGTTGATGCTGAGCGTCAATTGCTGCTGGTTAAAGGTGGCGTGCCAGGTTCTAAGGGCAATCAAGTCATCGTTCGTCCGGGCGTGAAGGTGGGTGCGTAA
- the rplN gene encoding 50S ribosomal protein L14 encodes MIQMQSKLEVADNTGARSVMCIKVLGGSKRRYASVGDIIKVSIKDAAPRGRVKKGDVYNAVVVRTAKGVRRADGALIKFDGNAAVLLNAKLEPIGTRIFGPVTRELRTERFMKIVSLAPEVL; translated from the coding sequence ATGATTCAAATGCAATCAAAGCTAGAGGTTGCTGATAACACTGGTGCACGTTCTGTTATGTGCATTAAAGTGTTGGGTGGCTCTAAGCGTCGTTATGCATCTGTTGGTGACATCATCAAGGTGAGCATCAAGGATGCGGCTCCACGCGGTCGTGTGAAGAAAGGTGACGTATACAATGCGGTAGTTGTACGTACTGCAAAAGGCGTTCGTCGTGCGGATGGCGCGTTGATTAAGTTCGACGGTAATGCTGCGGTTCTTCTTAATGCAAAACTTGAGCCAATTGGCACTCGTATCTTCGGGCCAGTGACGCGTGAATTGCGCACTGAGCGCTTCATGAAGATTGTGTCACTTGCGCCAGAAGTTTTATAA
- the rpsG gene encoding 30S ribosomal protein S7, producing MPRRREVPKRDVLPDPKFGSTELAKFMNVVMLDGKKAVAERIVYGALAQIEKKTGKDAVEIFNTAIGNVKPAVEVKSRRVGGANYQVPVEVRPSRRLALAMRWVREAARKRGEKSMDLRLAGELLDAAEGRGGAMKKRDEVHRMADANKAFAHFRF from the coding sequence ATGCCAAGACGCAGAGAAGTACCGAAACGCGACGTCTTGCCGGATCCAAAATTCGGCAGTACAGAACTCGCGAAATTCATGAACGTTGTAATGCTGGATGGCAAGAAAGCCGTTGCAGAGCGCATTGTTTATGGTGCATTGGCCCAGATCGAGAAAAAGACGGGTAAGGATGCAGTAGAAATTTTCAACACGGCAATTGGCAATGTTAAGCCAGCTGTTGAGGTTAAAAGCCGTCGTGTCGGTGGTGCTAACTACCAAGTACCAGTAGAAGTACGCCCAAGTCGTCGTCTGGCATTGGCGATGCGTTGGGTCCGCGAAGCGGCGCGCAAGCGTGGTGAAAAATCAATGGATCTGCGTCTGGCAGGTGAGCTTCTTGATGCTGCTGAAGGCCGTGGCGGCGCAATGAAAAAACGCGATGAAGTACATCGTATGGCTGATGCAAACAAAGCGTTTGCTCACTTCCGCTTCTAA